In one window of Haloimpatiens sp. FM7315 DNA:
- the nagB gene encoding glucosamine-6-phosphate deaminase, producing MNIIVVKDYKEMSRKAAKIMASQVILKPDSILGLATGSTPIGMYEELIRMYKNGDLDFSSVKTFNLDEYYGLNKENEQSYYNFMMKNLFKHVNVKKENINIPDGMAMDTEKECLKYEKKIEASGGIDMQVLGIGANGHIGFNEPYESFEPITHLVKLDEKTIKDNSRFFNSVDEVPKTALSMGIKTIMMSKKIILLASGESKKEAIIKTIKGKISPEVPASILQLHKDVTFILDEKAAEEL from the coding sequence ATGAATATAATAGTTGTAAAAGATTATAAAGAGATGAGCAGAAAAGCGGCAAAAATTATGGCAAGCCAAGTTATTTTAAAACCAGATTCTATATTAGGGCTTGCAACAGGAAGCACGCCTATTGGCATGTATGAAGAACTTATTCGTATGTATAAAAATGGAGATTTAGACTTTTCCAGTGTGAAAACTTTTAATTTAGATGAATATTATGGTTTAAATAAAGAAAATGAACAAAGTTACTATAATTTCATGATGAAAAATTTATTTAAACATGTAAATGTAAAAAAAGAAAATATAAATATACCAGATGGAATGGCAATGGATACAGAAAAAGAATGTCTAAAATATGAAAAGAAAATTGAAGCATCAGGTGGTATTGATATGCAAGTACTAGGCATTGGGGCTAACGGTCATATAGGTTTTAATGAGCCTTATGAAAGTTTTGAGCCTATAACACATTTGGTAAAGCTTGATGAAAAAACTATAAAGGATAATTCAAGATTTTTTAACTCTGTTGATGAGGTTCCTAAAACTGCTCTTAGCATGGGTATAAAAACTATAATGATGTCTAAAAAAATAATTTTGTTAGCTTCAGGAGAATCGAAAAAAGAGGCTATAATAAAAACCATTAAGGGCAAGATATCACCAGAAGTTCCAGCATCTATTTTGCAGCTTCACAAAGATGTCACTTTTATATTAGATGAAAAAGCAGCAGAAGAACTGTAA
- the nagA gene encoding N-acetylglucosamine-6-phosphate deacetylase, with product MKIIINGKIILEDKVLKNKALIFNEKIIDLIDEDKIEEYLKRVKDPKIIDAKNNYVSPGFIDVHIHGSGGSDTMDGTLEDIEKISTSICKNGVTSFLPTTMTMSKEKIEKALDTVREALSEKFDGAKVLGANVEGPFISEEYKGAQSKEYIRKAEYDFIKNYKDIVKLITLAPEVKGAEEFIKEMKRDTNIVMSIGHSNASYEEALKAIDMGISHSTHIFNAMTPLHHRKPGVVGAIFNSKVSCEIIADTIHVHPAIFELLINVKGKEKIVLITDSMRAGNLEDGNYELGGQKVVVKDNSARLVDGTLAGSILTLNNAVKNMFLKTSIKIQDAVAMATINPARVLKVDNKKGSLKIGKDSDIVIFDEKFNINMTIVEGNTVFKE from the coding sequence ATTAAAATCATAATAAATGGAAAAATTATATTAGAAGATAAGGTGCTAAAAAATAAAGCGTTGATTTTTAATGAAAAAATAATAGACCTAATTGATGAAGATAAAATTGAAGAATATTTAAAACGTGTAAAAGATCCAAAAATTATAGATGCAAAAAATAATTACGTGTCTCCAGGGTTTATAGATGTTCACATTCACGGTTCTGGTGGAAGCGATACTATGGATGGTACTTTAGAGGATATTGAAAAAATAAGCACTTCCATATGTAAAAATGGGGTTACTTCATTTTTGCCAACAACTATGACTATGTCTAAAGAAAAAATAGAGAAAGCTTTAGACACAGTTAGAGAAGCTTTATCTGAAAAATTTGATGGAGCAAAAGTCTTAGGAGCAAATGTAGAAGGCCCCTTTATAAGTGAAGAATATAAGGGTGCACAGTCTAAGGAATACATAAGAAAAGCAGAGTATGATTTTATAAAAAATTATAAAGATATAGTTAAGCTTATTACTTTAGCACCGGAAGTGAAAGGGGCTGAAGAATTTATAAAGGAAATGAAAAGAGATACTAATATAGTAATGTCAATTGGACACTCTAATGCAAGCTACGAAGAGGCACTTAAAGCGATTGATATGGGCATAAGTCATAGTACCCATATATTTAATGCAATGACTCCGCTACACCACAGAAAACCAGGAGTTGTTGGAGCAATATTTAACAGTAAAGTTAGCTGTGAAATAATTGCAGACACAATACATGTTCATCCAGCAATTTTTGAACTTTTAATTAATGTAAAAGGTAAAGAAAAGATTGTTTTAATTACAGATTCCATGAGAGCAGGAAATCTTGAAGATGGAAATTATGAATTAGGCGGACAAAAGGTAGTTGTAAAAGATAACTCTGCAAGACTTGTTGATGGAACCTTGGCTGGTAGTATTTTAACTTTAAATAATGCTGTTAAGAACATGTTTTTAAAAACCAGCATTAAAATTCAAGATGCTGTTGCTATGGCTACTATAAATCCAGCAAGAGTTTTAAAAGTAGATAATAAAAAAGGAAGTTTAAAAATTGGAAAAGATTCAGATATTGTCATTTTTGATGAAAAATTTAATATAAATATGACTATAGTTGAAGGTAATACTGTATTTAAAGAATAA
- a CDS encoding GntR family transcriptional regulator, which translates to MKKISKDSPLPLYYQIKEAIGDAIENGELSPGELIPPEREICDFQGVSRMTVNKAIMALVNEGVLYREQGKGTFVSKPKEKQKLQLEGFTEQMQRKGLKASNKLLSFKIKESNKQIIEILRLPIKETRVLEINMLRIIEDEPYAIETIYIPYYMCKDITKKTLESKSLYEVFREKYNFNLQFAKQTIEPIVLNEFESNLLDQGVNALALMFRRTTYLDNGIPIEHTREIYRSDKYKYEITLT; encoded by the coding sequence TTGAAAAAAATATCTAAAGATAGTCCACTACCTCTGTATTATCAAATAAAGGAAGCAATAGGTGATGCAATAGAAAATGGTGAGTTATCTCCAGGAGAGCTTATTCCACCTGAAAGAGAAATATGTGATTTTCAAGGTGTAAGCAGGATGACGGTAAACAAAGCTATAATGGCTTTAGTAAACGAAGGAGTTTTATATAGAGAACAAGGTAAAGGTACTTTTGTATCCAAGCCTAAAGAAAAACAGAAACTACAGTTAGAGGGTTTTACTGAGCAGATGCAAAGAAAAGGATTAAAGGCCAGTAATAAATTACTCTCATTTAAAATAAAAGAAAGCAACAAACAAATTATAGAAATCTTAAGACTACCTATTAAAGAAACTAGAGTTTTAGAGATAAATATGTTAAGGATAATAGAAGATGAACCCTATGCAATAGAAACCATATATATTCCTTATTACATGTGTAAAGATATTACTAAAAAAACCTTAGAGTCAAAATCTCTTTATGAAGTGTTTAGGGAAAAATACAATTTTAATCTTCAATTTGCAAAACAAACTATAGAACCAATAGTGCTTAATGAATTTGAAAGTAACTTATTGGACCAGGGAGTTAACGCACTTGCACTTATGTTTAGAAGAACCACTTATTTAGATAATGGTATTCCTATCGAGCATACTAGGGAAATTTACAGAAGTGATAAATATAAATATGAAATTACTCTTACATAG